The nucleotide window GCCACTGGACCCTACTGTCTCAGCCATCCAACCTGGACCCCATTCTCTTATCTGCTGCTTGACCAACTCGGGCTTGTTCTGTGCACATAGTAGTACATATGCGACTCCTCGATCCTTGCTTAGTATATCCGATATCTGGTCCAGCATCCTGTTCGTCACTACCATGCCATCTTCACCTCCAGCGTACGACAACTCTAGGAGATACGAGTCTTGCTCGAAAGACGTCGTATCCTTTCCTTCCGGAATTACGTTGTACTTTTTGTGATTTGATGGGTCTGGCAACTCTGCGGGTACATACGGCGGGTTGAAAATAAAGACGTCGACAGAGTGTGGTCGAATCGCACTCGCTAAGTCGCCGTTTACGATATCCACAAAAACGGAACGGCTTTTTTCACGCTCTTCAATTGCACCCCATACCGTTTGAGCAGCAGCTTTACAGGCGAAGCTATTGATATCCACCCCAAGCGCCAGTACGTCGTGTCGGCCAAATATGGTGTCGGCATTTGCAGCAACAAAAGCCAACACGACGCCTGATCCTACGCCCACTTCGAGGACCAATGGTGGGATTGACGACGCATCTCCAAAGCGATCTTGTAGATATGCAGTTTCAGAAGCCGAAGAAAGCGTGTCAAGTAACAGATAGGAATCTTCGGCCGGTTCGTACACGCGGTCGAAACAGACGTGGGATGTCGATGGAGTAGGTAGCATGTTTGTGGATTTGCAGGGAGATCGGAAGTGTTGGTGTGACCAATTGGAGCGGAAGGAGCTCTGGAGCACCCTAGTCTAGCAAGCCCAGGCTGAGGTCATCACTTCGCAAATGCATCACAATTTCTCTACCACGTTCTCTTCATCCCAATTCATTGATGCAAAATGAGAGTCTTTTCGCGACTGCTAGCTACAGCGACAGATGCGGGTGCATCGAGACCGTTCAAACCGGCACCCGCTGCTTTGTTGCCGCCAATACCACTCTATCGACGTTTGCTCCGCTCACATCGGAAGAGGCTGGGTGTAGAGGAGCGTTTACTTGGCGACATGTATGTGAAGGCTGAGTTCAGAGCGCATAGAGACGTAGAAAACCCCGTGCAGATTGTCAGTCAGACTCATCTCTGCGTTGTACATGATGGTGTTCACAACATCTAACATTCACAGATTGGATTTCTGTCAGAATGGCAAACCTACTGTCAAATGCTTGAGGGTGACTCCTGGAAAGAGGCTAAGATGGACAAGGCGAAGATTGATAAAATGAGCGGTAGGGTTTACTGATCACGCCTTGGATTGGCGCTGACAATATCACAGATCAACAGATCGGGCAACTATACGAGCTCATGCAGCAGATCAAAACCCAAGCGAAGGAAGATGCTGATGCCGAGGAAGCGCGTGTGGTCGACTTGCTTGACAAGAAGCCACCGACAGAAAAGTGATGGCAGCATACGTGAATCACGACAGTCAGTCAACTTCATTCGAGCGCAAACATGGCCAGGCTTCACACTTGACGATGAATGTGAAGCCACGACAAACCTGGATACTTCACATGCTGCA belongs to Pyrenophora tritici-repentis strain M4 chromosome 10, whole genome shotgun sequence and includes:
- a CDS encoding N(5)-glutamine methyltransferase MTQ2, translating into MLPTPSTSHVCFDRVYEPAEDSYLLLDTLSSASETAYLQDRFGDASSIPPLVLEVGVGSGVVLAFVAANADTIFGRHDVLALGVDINSFACKAAAQTVWGAIEEREKSRSVFVDIVNGDLASAIRPHSVDVFIFNPPYVPAELPDPSNHKKYNVIPEGKDTTSFEQDSYLLELSYAGGEDGMVVTNRMLDQISDILSKDRGVAYVLLCAQNKPELVKQQIREWGPGWMAETVGSSGKKAGWEKLVIVRIWREAE